The genomic stretch TGGTGGTCCACTAGAgcggtggagaaaagggaaaagctAGAGGGCCCTTTGAGATAGTCTGAACCCGTGTGGCTGGCTTCTTCACACAGCATCTCATCTTAATTCTGGCTCATGAGAGGAGTCTTTTCAACAGGCATAGATGGTATGCAGTGGTGCTAAATGTTGCTCTTTCAGGAGGTTTGCATTTTTCACTCCTCAGAAAAATGCTTTGCAGTACCCATTCTGTACACAGAGGTCTGCCTTCTTGTCTTTGGTTCCCTAAGCTGGAGCCCAGAAGTAGCCCACAAGTGTGGGGTTTTCTTGTctggttcttttttgttgtttgggggtttgttgttgctgttgctttgttttgttttgtttttcatttgtggtagggtttctctgtgtaaccctggctgtcctagaactagctctgtagtccaggctggcctcaaactcacagagacggGAGCAcctctgcattcccaaagccACCACACCCATCCAGCTTTCTCGTCTGGTTCTACATTCATTTCCAAACTACCAAAACAAAATCCCCCCTAGGATGAGAACAGCATGCCTGTTTCACAGAGCCTTACCAACACTGGGTGTTCTCATTTTGAGAACATTCTACTAATGTAGTGACTGGGaagtatttccttgtttttttgaaTCGGCTTTCCTTCTCTGCCTGAGCTTCAACCTTTCCCCAAATATTCTTACCCCATCACATTCCTTCCTTCAGGCAGAGTACGCAGTCCTTGAGTTCCTTACTCATTTATCTGTGGGGTCTTAACCCTTTGATTATTTTGTGCGAGCTTTATCTTATCTGTTGTGTGTTTTCCTTTAACACTGTTATTTGCTTTTCTTGGGCTTTTAGCAGAGAAAGGACATATGGCCAGATGGGGCTTTTTCAGAAGCCACCCTGTCTCTCTTTTCATTGTCAGCACTTATCACCCCATTACCTTATCCAGTATCTTTGCATGTTGTTTGTGTGTCCTCCTAGACTGGAGGACCCAGGCAAGGAGAGTCCTCGTGTGTCTCTCCTGTTCATCACCTGCCTGGTGGGCTAGTGGGAGTCCACCagcccttggggggggggggtgaatgGTGCTCTGGAATGGGACAGGGTGGAGGACAAGCTGAAGTTTCAGAAACTGAAATAATGACTTCAGCAGCCACGGTCAGTGCAAAAGACAGAAGGAGCGTGTTGCAGTAAAGCGACTTCCCTCCGCGTGGATCCATTCAGGGTATTATGGGAAGGAGGCTATGGGGAAGCACCAGAATTGACTCTTAGGATTCATCATGTGATAAGAGCACAGTATCCCCTGCCTAGTTTAGAGTCGGGTGCCCAGAATTCCTGAGTACCTTTAGCCAGGCCAGTACAAATGAAGCCCACATGGGAATAGGGGCCCCAGGAGCTGCCTTGTGCCTTTAGTTTTTCAGTGGCATCTCACAGTAGCACAAATTAGACAGCTCTGATTAGCCCATTATACAGATGGGAGGCATCTACTTCCAGACAAGGGCTGATAGCGCAGGATTATTAAGTGAGTGGTTTGAGGCAGTTTCTGGTTCTGGGGCTCTGGGCTTTTGTCCCCacccctcttcctgcctccagggaCCAGACTGGCGCCGAGCAGGGGCAACTGCAACATGTCGCCTGCTGGGCCCCCGACCTGCCCTTGGCCTCTGCCCCGACCCTGTCCCGCCTGGGTGGAAGCCCTAGCTCAGCCCGCGGCTTGCAACTCCCACCCGGCTGTTCTCTCGCATTAGTTGGCTCTCCTGCCCCCTGAGCCCGCCCCACAGCccctccgccccgccccgccccgcccctctgAGCTGCTACTTAGTCGGTCCGAAGGCAGAGGCTTCCAAGGTAGAAGCTGGATCCGGCTGCCGGGAAGTTGCCAGCACACGAGTGGCGCGAGGCGAGGCTTCCACGTGCGAGCCTGCTCTGCCACCCCGCCCTCTCCGAGCTCTGAGCCTGAGGACTCTCTCTCCAGGGACGATACCTGCCTCCTGCAGAGGCACTAGCTGTGGCCAGGACGTCCACGCGCAGCCGCCTGCCTCTGGATCTCGCTTCAGGTCTCTCTCCTTTTGTTCTCTCCTGGGGTAGGGAGGGATGGGGCCGGGTCAGCTCCTACAAGACTCACCGAGGCCCATCACCTCGGTGACCCCGTTCTCTTGGTCTTCCTGGCCATAGAAGAGATCCAGGCCTTGAACCCAACTTCTCCACACATCTAAAGGCGAAGTTGGGGAGTGATGGAAACCAGAGCAAGTGAGAAAGTCAGAAAGGGGGTGTGGAGGGAACTGGTCTTAGTCCTCCTAGCACCTCAGAAAAAGCCTTCATTCAGGAGGCAGCTAGACTAACCCACCCAGCTATCTTCTGGGGTTCACACGAACTCCATTTAAGCGGGGCAGAGAGCAGAGCCCTAGCGGCAGCAACCTAGGGTCTTTTTCCTGGGGCACCTTCCTTGGTCTTCTCACTGTGGGTGGAAGGCGAGGAGAGAAGCAGGAGGTAGAGGAATGTCCCTGAGGGGACACTGGGCGCCTGCCCTCAGGACAGGGACTGATTTCCCATCTCAGTAGCCTGGTCCACGCTGCAGGAGTAGAGACAAACTTGCACTCACTCCGCGTCTTGCCTCTACAGCACTTGCTGTCCGACGTGCAGAAGTGCCGATCGCTGCGCGACCATGGAAAGACTAGGGCGATCAAGCCTGTGGCTGCGCCAGGAGCTGTCGTCCCCGCGCCCGCAGATTCTGCTGCTGGACTGCCGCAGCCAGGAGCTGTATGAATCGGCGCGCGTCTGCGGGGCGCTGAATGTGTCCCTGCCCTCGCTGATGCTGCGCCGCCTGCGGAGAGGGAGTCTGTCGGTGCGGTCGCTCTTGCCTGGGCCACCgctgcagcctcctccccctGCTCCTGTGCTCCTGTACGACCAGGGTagtggcctgtgcctgcctggaGATGCCGGGGCCGATGTTTGTGCTGGGGCCGAGGCCCGAGTCGGGGCCGAGGTCGGGGCCGAGGTCGGGGCCGGAGCTGAGGTCGGGGCCGGAGCTGAGGTCGGGGCCGAAGCCGGGGCCGAAGCCGGGACTGAAGCCGGGGCCGAAGCCGAAGCCGAGACCGAAGAATGGGATGCTGACTCGGTGCTGGGCATCATGCTCCAGAAGCTACGGGAAGAAGGCTACCTGGCCTACTATCTACAGGGTAAGTGAGGGCCAGTGGGCTGAGAGAGGGTACAGGCCTGGAGTGGCCTCGGGACAGGAGAATAGGTCCTGCCTTCCCAGGAGAATTTCATAATTACTTTATCCTTTGGCAAACTCCATCTTACTTTGTCTAAAATGTAGCTAAGATTCTCCCTCCCAATGACCTGGCAGACAGCTTTTGGAAAGGCAGACCTGAGCATGACCTTGGACAAGTCGATCATCCTTCCAAGCTCTTTTATAAGTCTGGAATATGAGGAGAATTGACACGAGGCAACCTGGTTCACAGGATGCTGCCTAGGGCAAGCGACTACATTGGGCACGTAACCATCCAGAGAATAGCCACAAGTGCTGAGTGAGGGTGGAAACATGTCCACCAGACACCACACCACCTGTAGAGCTCCAGTATAGATGAATCTGCTGGTTTTTGCGTTGCCTTTGGCAATATCTGCAACACCCCCTTCCTCCTGGACTGTGTAGAGTCAGCTCCATAGCCCCAGCCTGGGATACCTGGCTGCCCAGAAGGCTGTATTAGCAAAATATCCCCCTTCTCTCCTGACAGGTGGCTTCAGCAAATTCCAGGCCGAGTGTCCTCACCTGTGTGAAACCGGCTTCAGTGGTCTAGCTGGTCCAAGTGTGGCCAGAGGGCCTAACCCAGTGCCTGTGGTGGGGCTGGGCGGTCTGTGCTTGAGCTCTGATTTCTCTGATGCCGAATCGGAGGCTGACCGCGAATCTGGGAGCTGTGGCACCACATCCCCTCCATCTGGGCAGCTACCACCTGTCCCAGTCCAGATCCTACCCAATCTCTACCTAGGCAGTGCCCAAGATTCAGCTAACTTGGACTGCCTGGGCAAGCTTAACATCTGCTATATCCTCAATGTCACCCCTAATCTCCCTAACCTCTTTGAGAAGAATGGTGACTTCCACTACAAGCAGATCCCCATCTCTGACCACTGGAGCCAGAATCTGTCCCAGTTCTTTCCAGAGGCCATTGAATTTATTGGTGAGTCCTCCCTAACCCACCCCCCACCTGTCCCCACCcacctgtctctctccctgtctccaccCACCAAACTGACTCCCTGTCAGTCTTCTGTTACTTACCCTCTCCTCTAAGGGAATTCTTGCCTTCCTGCCCAGCTTAGCAGAGCCCTCATGACACTTGGGGAGGTACAGGTCAACTCCCAGTGAAACTTCCCAAATATGGTCTAGGAAGAGTGGGGAGACTGTAATGATGCCCCCAGAAATTCACTTAGCTTTGGCCTCACTCATGCTGACCCTTGGGGGCGTCTGTCCTGCTTTACCTAGACGAGGCCTTGTCTCAGAACTGTGGAGTGCTCGTCCACTGCCTGGCGGGGGTCAGCCGCTCTGTCACCGTCACCGTGGCCTACCTCATGCAGAAGCTTCACATCTCACTTAATGATGCCTACGACTTGGTCAAGCGGAAGAAGTCTAACATCTCACCCAACTTCAACTTCATGAGGCAGCTGCTAGACTTTGAGAGAAGTCTGCACCTAGAAGAGAATCGTTCTGAGGAGCAGGGCAGTGGGGGAACAGAGTCCACTGTCTCAGACCCACTTTCTTACTTTACTACCCCTACCAGCACCAGTGATGGGGTCTTTGAGCTAGACCTCACATAAAGCCCTATGAGGCTGCTGGGCTGGTCCCTACCTGTGACCCCTTGTATTAGCAGGG from Meriones unguiculatus strain TT.TT164.6M chromosome X, Bangor_MerUng_6.1, whole genome shotgun sequence encodes the following:
- the Dusp9 gene encoding dual specificity protein phosphatase 9, with the translated sequence MERLGRSSLWLRQELSSPRPQILLLDCRSQELYESARVCGALNVSLPSLMLRRLRRGSLSVRSLLPGPPLQPPPPAPVLLYDQGSGLCLPGDAGADVCAGAEARVGAEVGAEVGAGAEVGAGAEVGAEAGAEAGTEAGAEAEAETEEWDADSVLGIMLQKLREEGYLAYYLQGGFSKFQAECPHLCETGFSGLAGPSVARGPNPVPVVGLGGLCLSSDFSDAESEADRESGSCGTTSPPSGQLPPVPVQILPNLYLGSAQDSANLDCLGKLNICYILNVTPNLPNLFEKNGDFHYKQIPISDHWSQNLSQFFPEAIEFIDEALSQNCGVLVHCLAGVSRSVTVTVAYLMQKLHISLNDAYDLVKRKKSNISPNFNFMRQLLDFERSLHLEENRSEEQGSGGTESTVSDPLSYFTTPTSTSDGVFELDLT